The Clostridium sporogenes genome contains a region encoding:
- the fliE gene encoding flagellar hook-basal body complex protein FliE has translation MRVNEFVPNIKVFDNFGKNFINENEKIENGEKVSFSEVLKDKLDGVNAKQVKADSSTEAFIKGEETDIHNVMLNAEEAKMSMELAVQVRNKLVEAYQELSRMQL, from the coding sequence ATGAGAGTAAATGAATTCGTACCCAATATTAAAGTTTTTGATAACTTTGGAAAAAACTTTATAAATGAAAATGAAAAAATAGAAAACGGGGAAAAAGTTAGTTTTAGTGAGGTACTAAAAGATAAATTAGATGGAGTAAATGCAAAACAAGTTAAAGCAGATAGTAGTACAGAGGCCTTTATAAAAGGAGAAGAGACAGATATACATAATGTAATGCTGAATGCAGAAGAAGCTAAAATGTCCATGGAGTTAGCAGTTCAAGTTAGAAACAAGCTAGTAGAAGCTTATCAAGAATTAAGTAGAATGCAATTATAG